From the genome of Pseudomonas sihuiensis:
CGAAGAAGCAGGCCCTGCTCAACGCCGAAGACGAACCCAAGGACGCCGAGCCGATACCGCCCTGGATGCGCTGATAAAGCTTTTGCCGGGCTCTGCTCCGTAGGGTGCGCCGTGCGCACATCCTCACGCTGCGCCCGGTGCCATGGGAGGGGCTTTAGAACTGGCGGTGCCACTGACGTAGGGCGGGTGTAACCCGCCGTTGTCGGTCTGGCGGGTTTCACCCGCCCTACAGCTGACGGTGCGACGAACATCCCGCCGCGCCGCAACTCACTCCTTCCTCCAGGCCCTGCAGAATCGGACAATCCGGCCGGCTATCGCCCTGGCAACTGTTCGCCAGCTCCACCAGCGTATCGCGCAAGGCGCTCATCTCGGCGATCTTGCGTGAAAGCGTGGCGATATGCTCCTCGGCCAGCGCCTTCACATTGGCACTGGCGCGCTGCTTGTCCTGCCACAGTGCCAGCAGCTTGCCGACTTCTTCCAGAGAAAACCCTAGATCCCGCGCCCGCTTGATAAAGGCCAGGCGGTGCAGGTCCGATGCACTGTACTGCCGATAACCACTCTCCGACCGCCCGGCATGGGGCAGCAGGTCGATGGACTCGTAGTAGCGAATCATCTTGGCACTGAGGCCGGTGTGTTTGGCGGCTTGGCCGATGTTCATGGTTGATTTCGCATCGAATGGAATGACGGGGAAGTATCTCAGAAATATCCAAGGGTCTTCCCCTCCGGCGGAGTAGTCAGTCGTACCATTTCACTGCTGCGGTCTACCTCTTTTTCGCGCCTGACCTCAGGAGAGATGAGCAAACCGGTCATGCGTACTGGCGAGCTGGAGGGCTGGAAATTTTGGCCAGCTGTTCTGCCTCTCGGTTCTCATCCAGGGAGCGCCATTGAGCTACCAGCTCATGCAGATCCTCTCTCTCGATCAAGTCGCCAAAAACGTCTTGGGCGGTCAGCGGTCGTTCTGCCTGGTTTAGCAGGCGCATCTTGGCACGCTCCAGTGCTTCACGCTGTTGCCGGCCCAGGGTTCGCGCCAGGGTGATGCCCTCGTTATACATCTGCCTCAGCTGCAGATCGGATTTGTTGTAGAAGCGCGTGTCGTGACGCTTTCTGATTTCATGGCGGAATTCGACGAAGCTGCGTGGTTGCCAGCTAGCCAATTGTTCTTCGGCACGCTGAATCAGGTTGTGGATGTCCTGAATCTCGGCGGGAGAGAACAGCGCACCTTCGCGATTTTCCACGCCGGCATGCCAGCGCAGCAGGGTGGTGAGCATGGCGCGGCTGTAACCGCCGTCGCTGGAGTGTTCCGCGGCGGAGAATGCCTGGTTCACCAGCGACATGCGCTTTGGCATGTCGCCCTGCAGATCGACGGCTCCGGTATAGCTTGCACAGGCCCGCTCATCGAGAATTGCGCAGCCGGGTTGCCAGAGAATGGCTGTCTCGCTTCCGGCCCCCGGTTTGCGCGGCACGAAGTGGCGTTGCTCGCCGTGGTGCTCGTAAGGGTCGCCCTTCAAATTGAGCAGGCCACCCAACAGCAGTGCGATACCCAGCAGCGGAGAGCTGAACAGCGCCACGGTGCCTGCACTGGCCAATTTCCACTCGGCGTCCATCCAGGTGAAGGGCACGGCGGGCACCGGGTCGTTATGGTTGACCAAGCGATGATGCGGCAGGGCTGCGGCGGCCTGGACGAAGGCGCGGTCGCCTGCGCGAGGGGCGCCGAAGGTGTAGAGCTGGATATTCTGAGACCAGTTCGTTCTTAGCCACTCAGCTAAAAGCAGAGCGATGGCTCCGCCAAGACTGTGTCCGCAAACGATTACGGTCTGTTCATCCGTATAGAACGCCTCCATATAGCGCTCGACGAATACCTTGGCCGCCTGGAAGGCGCCGTAAAACCCCCGGTGAGCCTGGCCGACCCCTTCGGCGTAGGGCACCTGGCGGGCATCCAGGTCGCGCAGGATATCCGGGGTTTCCTGGGTGCCGCGTACCGAGATCAGCAGCACCTTGTCGTTGTGGGTGATGAAGGCCTGCGTCTCGGTCTTCTCGTCATAGAGAAAGTGCACGTCCTCCGGGTTGTTCCAGCCATTTTCCGCTTCGGCCTTGTAGCGTTCGGGGTCGTGGGGCATGACCTCCAGGCGCTTGGAGTAGGGTACTTCCTCGCAGAGCAGGTGGTAGCTGGCGGTATTGAAAAGCGTGGGCCTGGCCAGGCGTGCAAGCTGCTCGCGCAGTACATGGCCGATGCTGCCCTGGAGGGTATAGGGCGGGGCTGTCGACACATAGCGCTCCTTCGGCTGCTTGGCCTTGCCGAAGGGGGCGTAGACGAAGGTGCTCATCACCGCCAGGTGATAGGCGTTCAGCGCGCAGAAGGCCTTGTCGTGCGACAGCAGCGGGCTGTAGGCGCGCAGCGCCTTGACTTCGAGCAGGTGGTGCAGGTTGGGCGCCAGTGCCACGCCGGTGCGTTCGGCGGCCAGGCCAGCGTTCTGCTTGAGCACGGTGGATGGGCGTGGCCACCAGTCACTGTCGGCATCCGGCAGATGCTCCTTGGCCTCGACGAAGTCCCTGACCTCCACCCTCAGAAAACGGGCGTTTTCCCGTGTCGCGCGTCCCTCCGCCAGGTAGGTTTTGCTATCGGGGTTGCGAGGGCCGGATGGGGAATGTTCGGCGGCGACTTGTAGGGCTGTCAGAGGGAGTTGAAAGGATTTTCGGTCAAGAAAATGTTCGTACCATTTGTCACCGCCACGATAGTCAGTCAGAAGAGAAAGAACCGATGGGCCGCAGTAGATATTTTCAACACGCGCATATCCATCCTCGTCCAAGGCTCCTTCGTACTGTTGACCTTGGCTGTCATGCAGCATGTAGGGCAGGCCGGCATAAGGGTTTCCTTCGCCATGTTCGTCGACCAGCCGGAAACTGACCCAATTTCCCCGTAGGGGGCAATCCAGCATTTCCACCCTGTTCGTTTTAGTCGAGTCATTCATCCCTGATCACTCCGTGCAGTTGGGGTAGACGGTGCATTCCTGCCCGTTCATCTGGAAGGTTTTGAACGCAGGTGGGTTCTGGCAGCGATCAGATGATTCCGTTCCCTGGCATGGGCGCCAACCTGCATCGGTCTTGATCCAACGCCTATCATAAGAGGGCTCTTCCTCCGGGTTTTCCCGAAAGTTCAGGCGAACCGTCTTACCTGGCAGCTCATCGGCTACCAGATAGGCGCCTGCAC
Proteins encoded in this window:
- the cueR gene encoding Cu(I)-responsive transcriptional regulator, whose protein sequence is MNIGQAAKHTGLSAKMIRYYESIDLLPHAGRSESGYRQYSASDLHRLAFIKRARDLGFSLEEVGKLLALWQDKQRASANVKALAEEHIATLSRKIAEMSALRDTLVELANSCQGDSRPDCPILQGLEEGVSCGAAGCSSHRQL
- a CDS encoding lipase family protein — its product is MEVRDFVEAKEHLPDADSDWWPRPSTVLKQNAGLAAERTGVALAPNLHHLLEVKALRAYSPLLSHDKAFCALNAYHLAVMSTFVYAPFGKAKQPKERYVSTAPPYTLQGSIGHVLREQLARLARPTLFNTASYHLLCEEVPYSKRLEVMPHDPERYKAEAENGWNNPEDVHFLYDEKTETQAFITHNDKVLLISVRGTQETPDILRDLDARQVPYAEGVGQAHRGFYGAFQAAKVFVERYMEAFYTDEQTVIVCGHSLGGAIALLLAEWLRTNWSQNIQLYTFGAPRAGDRAFVQAAAALPHHRLVNHNDPVPAVPFTWMDAEWKLASAGTVALFSSPLLGIALLLGGLLNLKGDPYEHHGEQRHFVPRKPGAGSETAILWQPGCAILDERACASYTGAVDLQGDMPKRMSLVNQAFSAAEHSSDGGYSRAMLTTLLRWHAGVENREGALFSPAEIQDIHNLIQRAEEQLASWQPRSFVEFRHEIRKRHDTRFYNKSDLQLRQMYNEGITLARTLGRQQREALERAKMRLLNQAERPLTAQDVFGDLIEREDLHELVAQWRSLDENREAEQLAKISSPPARQYA